One stretch of Magnetococcales bacterium DNA includes these proteins:
- the queG gene encoding tRNA epoxyqueuosine(34) reductase QueG: MSKENHEKHGNNPWSKLKESLRTQALSLGFDVVGFAAPIPPPGTDHLRQWIASGHHGSMTWMESNLERRLDPGQLVPGTGVVMTLGVNYRPATPSTDLETAPHRPRISASCRIDDYHQVLKQRLRDLEQWLEHTSGHPLSGRVFVDTAPVMEKPLAMASGLGWQGKNTLLVSRQWGCWLFLGEYFLPLDLPPDPPATAHCGRCDRCCTACPTGALDGFWGMDARRCIAYLTIESRDPIPRDCRRAMGNRIAGCDDCLNVCPWNRFATPVREPCFRPRPALTGSSLLEWAHLDEASFRRLFAGTSIRRIGRTRFMRNLAIALGNWGTHAALTGLSPLLKEPEPLIRGAAVWGLSRIAQGSKGDSLSPCILESLSAMARTEKDPQVLQEIQWALSPEEHQDHE, encoded by the coding sequence ATGTCCAAAGAGAATCACGAAAAACATGGTAACAATCCCTGGAGCAAACTGAAAGAGTCCTTGCGCACCCAGGCGCTGTCCCTGGGGTTCGATGTCGTTGGTTTCGCCGCGCCAATCCCGCCACCGGGGACCGACCATCTGCGTCAGTGGATTGCCTCGGGACACCACGGTTCCATGACCTGGATGGAATCGAATCTGGAACGGCGTCTTGATCCGGGACAATTGGTACCAGGCACCGGAGTCGTGATGACCCTGGGAGTGAATTACCGTCCCGCCACCCCATCGACCGACCTTGAGACCGCACCCCATCGCCCGCGGATTTCCGCCTCCTGCCGCATCGATGATTACCATCAGGTGCTCAAACAACGCCTGCGGGACCTGGAACAGTGGCTGGAACACACCTCGGGACATCCCCTGTCGGGACGGGTGTTCGTCGATACCGCGCCGGTCATGGAAAAACCGTTGGCCATGGCATCGGGTCTGGGTTGGCAGGGGAAAAACACCCTGCTGGTCTCGCGACAATGGGGGTGCTGGCTGTTTCTCGGAGAATATTTCCTCCCCCTGGATCTTCCCCCCGACCCCCCCGCCACCGCGCATTGCGGGCGCTGTGACCGCTGTTGCACCGCCTGCCCGACCGGGGCCCTGGATGGTTTTTGGGGAATGGATGCCCGTCGGTGCATCGCCTACCTGACCATCGAATCGCGGGACCCCATCCCCCGCGATTGCCGCCGCGCCATGGGCAACCGGATCGCCGGATGCGACGATTGTCTGAACGTCTGTCCGTGGAATCGCTTCGCCACCCCCGTTCGCGAACCCTGTTTCCGTCCCCGACCTGCCCTGACTGGATCTTCGTTATTGGAATGGGCACACCTGGACGAGGCCTCTTTTCGTCGCCTGTTTGCCGGTACAAGTATCAGAAGAATCGGACGGACCCGCTTCATGCGCAATCTGGCGATTGCCCTGGGCAACTGGGGCACACATGCGGCGCTGACCGGCTTGTCGCCCCTTCTCAAAGAACCGGAGCCATTGATCCGCGGAGCCGCGGTCTGGGGTTTGTCCCGGATCGCCCAAGGATCCAAAGGAGACAGCCTATCCCCTTGCATTCTGGAATCCTTGAGCGCCATGGCACGGACGGAAAAGGACCCCCAGGTGTTGCAAGAAATCCAATGGGCCTTGTCTCCGGAAGAACATCAGGATCACGAATGA
- the pelG gene encoding exopolysaccharide Pel transporter PelG, translating to MAGIGFVLRNLTTRDNLIGLLSGFGYSALVATGPWLFTILALTGILSLGSYFTTFEQQISFRIAVIYNFSFSLVISGPIIMVVTRYVSDLIFLKEVWKAPGTLLGGLMLIYAVQFPLAFYFYFFHVELEFMTAVSAFINYFLINGIWLVTIFVTALKDYKMVIRVFFLGMMLGAVANPFLARDLGVVGMFFGFNAGLAIIFFGIIARVFAEYPYEAKDFFGFLGYFRRYWDLALVGLTFNLAAWADKWIMWFSPERETVAGGFHSYPNYDSAMFLAYLSIVPSMASFVLSMETRFYEHYLKFYRDIQQHVDFATICKNHRELIQAVHVSGRNFLILQGGVSLLAILLAPNMFEWFNINFKQMGMYRLGVLGAFYHVSILFLNILLSYFDCRRKALQVSFLFLISNTVLTTISMNQGFSYYGFGYFGACLLTFMVAVIITFRHILDLPYHTFITQNESVKG from the coding sequence ATGGCGGGTATCGGTTTTGTCTTGCGCAATCTGACGACCAGGGACAACCTGATCGGCCTTCTGAGCGGATTCGGCTATTCGGCGCTGGTGGCTACCGGTCCCTGGTTGTTCACGATTCTCGCCTTGACCGGAATACTTTCCCTGGGTTCCTACTTTACCACTTTTGAACAGCAGATTTCCTTTCGTATCGCCGTCATCTATAATTTTTCCTTTTCCCTGGTGATTTCCGGTCCCATCATCATGGTAGTCACCCGTTATGTCTCGGATCTTATTTTCCTCAAGGAGGTGTGGAAGGCCCCCGGTACCCTTCTGGGAGGGTTGATGCTGATCTATGCGGTTCAGTTTCCCCTGGCGTTTTATTTTTATTTTTTCCATGTCGAACTGGAGTTCATGACCGCCGTCAGCGCCTTCATCAACTATTTTCTGATCAACGGCATTTGGCTGGTGACCATTTTTGTGACCGCCTTGAAAGATTACAAGATGGTCATCCGGGTCTTTTTCCTGGGAATGATGCTGGGGGCAGTGGCCAACCCGTTTCTGGCCAGGGATCTTGGGGTGGTGGGCATGTTTTTCGGTTTCAATGCCGGCCTGGCGATCATCTTCTTCGGCATCATTGCCCGGGTTTTTGCCGAATATCCCTATGAGGCGAAGGATTTTTTCGGTTTTCTGGGATATTTCAGGCGTTATTGGGATCTGGCGCTGGTCGGATTGACGTTTAATCTGGCCGCATGGGCCGATAAATGGATCATGTGGTTTTCCCCCGAGCGGGAAACGGTGGCGGGGGGATTCCATTCCTATCCCAATTATGACAGCGCCATGTTTCTGGCCTATCTGTCCATCGTCCCCTCCATGGCCTCCTTCGTTTTGAGCATGGAGACCCGATTCTACGAACACTATCTTAAATTCTACCGCGATATTCAACAACATGTCGATTTCGCCACTATTTGCAAAAATCATCGGGAGCTGATTCAGGCGGTTCATGTGAGCGGACGCAATTTTTTGATTCTTCAGGGTGGGGTCAGCCTTTTGGCCATCCTCCTCGCGCCAAACATGTTCGAATGGTTCAACATCAACTTTAAACAGATGGGAATGTATCGCCTGGGAGTGTTGGGGGCATTTTATCACGTTTCCATTCTATTTCTGAACATTCTTCTTTCCTACTTCGACTGCCGTCGCAAGGCGTTGCAGGTCAGCTTCCTGTTCCTGATCTCCAATACCGTATTGACAACCATCTCCATGAATCAAGGATTTTCCTATTATGGATTTGGATATTTCGGCGCCTGTCTCTTGACCTTCATGGTCGCGGTCATCATCACCTTTCGCCATATCCTCGATCTTCCCTACCATACCTTCATCACCCAGAACGAATCGGTGAAGGGGTAA
- the nadA gene encoding quinolinate synthase NadA, protein MNSSPEAIEPTLESLYRCSDQELDTRIQAARARMGEKLVILCHHYQREEVYRFADLTGDSLKLSRLASQRSQAEAIVFCGVHFMAEVADILSGSNQVTILPDLAAGCSMADMADLIQVTAAWNELGQVIDMNREVTPVTYVNSTAELKAFCGAHGGTVCTSSNAANILKWAFLQRSKVLFFPDQHLGRNTAKRMGIPLEEIVLYQPGLPLGGLSEAVLRQARVILWNGYCSVHQMFQPAHVALFRKRIPDVRIVVHPECSMEVCDLADELGSTEQIQDVVRRAPPGSHFAIGTELNLVNRLKHELPDREVHFLCPTICMCSTMFRIDTQHLCWALEHLVQGRVVNRISVPDREARLARLALERMLAIS, encoded by the coding sequence ATGAATTCATCTCCCGAGGCCATTGAACCCACGCTCGAATCATTGTATCGGTGCAGTGATCAGGAGCTGGACACACGCATCCAGGCGGCGCGGGCAAGGATGGGAGAGAAGCTGGTCATTTTGTGCCATCATTATCAAAGGGAAGAGGTCTACCGCTTCGCCGATTTGACCGGGGACTCCCTGAAACTGTCACGTTTGGCCTCGCAGCGTTCACAGGCGGAGGCCATTGTGTTTTGTGGCGTCCATTTCATGGCGGAGGTCGCCGATATTCTTTCCGGTTCCAACCAGGTCACCATTCTGCCCGATCTGGCGGCGGGATGTTCCATGGCCGACATGGCCGATCTGATCCAGGTGACAGCGGCCTGGAATGAATTGGGGCAGGTCATCGACATGAATCGGGAGGTGACGCCTGTTACCTACGTCAATTCAACCGCCGAACTCAAGGCCTTTTGTGGCGCTCATGGCGGAACCGTCTGCACCTCGTCCAATGCGGCAAACATATTGAAATGGGCTTTTTTGCAACGTTCCAAGGTGTTGTTTTTTCCCGATCAGCATTTGGGACGCAATACCGCCAAGAGGATGGGCATTCCCCTGGAGGAGATCGTTCTCTATCAGCCCGGCCTTCCTCTGGGTGGGCTTTCGGAAGCGGTGTTGCGACAGGCGCGGGTGATCCTGTGGAATGGTTATTGTTCGGTCCATCAGATGTTTCAACCGGCCCATGTCGCACTGTTCCGGAAACGCATTCCCGACGTGCGCATCGTGGTTCATCCTGAATGCTCGATGGAGGTCTGCGACCTGGCGGACGAACTGGGATCCACCGAACAGATTCAGGATGTGGTTCGCCGGGCCCCTCCTGGAAGCCACTTTGCCATCGGAACCGAGTTGAATCTGGTCAATCGCCTGAAGCACGAGCTGCCCGATCGGGAAGTTCATTTTTTGTGTCCGACCATCTGCATGTGTTCGACCATGTTTCGCATCGACACGCAACATTTATGCTGGGCCCTGGAACATCTGGTCCAGGGACGGGTCGTCAATCGTATTTCCGTTCCCGATCGAGAGGCGCGGCTGGCACGGCTGGCCCTGGAACGAATGCTGGCCATCAGTTGA
- the pelF gene encoding GT4 family glycosyltransferase PelF, whose amino-acid sequence MNGLPRTSFPWTGKILGGLGKKKVATTPSADICLIVEGTYPYVAGGVSGWVHELIKSLPEFSFHLLALLAPNQKLQTRYDLPKNVSGITHLFLAPPRGGLGRGKSVSSLFADLEPGLAGFQEEGGIEPLRRIVATLAPFRRELAPGWLLNSRPGWDLLLRLYDRLLPGGPFLDFFWTWRYLSGNLFTILLRDLPRARVYHAVSTGYAGLCLARARMETGRPVIVCEHGIYTNERRIEITMAEWLYEDPNAGLQLDHGKSDCRKLWIHAFQAYSLACYQACEEIITIYGGNQDFQKADGADPSRMRVIPNGIDWRRFENLVSDKGTRPPTIALIGRVVPIKDIKGFIQACAILRQSVPNARAMIMGPTEEDEDYYEECLGLVHHFHLQEMIEFTGRVNLVDYLGRIDVLVLTSISEGQPLVILEAGAAGVPTVATDVGACREMILGMPDEDPPLGPAGAVTRVSSPSETAHELVRLLTQPAWWRQCSQAIRQRVKKYYDQGTLTQTYRELYTRLCHLPSDSEPVRE is encoded by the coding sequence ATGAACGGGTTGCCACGGACATCTTTTCCCTGGACCGGGAAAATACTCGGGGGCCTCGGCAAGAAAAAGGTGGCGACCACCCCATCCGCCGACATCTGCCTGATCGTCGAAGGGACCTATCCCTATGTGGCGGGCGGGGTCTCCGGATGGGTACACGAGTTGATCAAAAGTCTGCCCGAATTCAGTTTTCATCTTTTGGCCCTTCTTGCTCCCAATCAAAAATTGCAAACGCGGTATGACCTTCCGAAAAATGTCTCGGGCATCACGCATCTTTTCCTCGCCCCTCCCCGTGGTGGATTGGGACGCGGAAAATCCGTGTCTTCCTTGTTTGCCGACCTGGAGCCTGGATTGGCAGGCTTTCAGGAGGAGGGCGGGATTGAACCATTGCGGCGCATCGTTGCCACCCTGGCCCCCTTTCGCCGGGAGTTGGCGCCGGGATGGTTGCTCAACTCAAGACCGGGGTGGGATTTGCTGTTGCGGTTGTACGACCGGCTGTTGCCGGGGGGGCCGTTTCTCGATTTTTTCTGGACGTGGCGTTATCTGTCGGGAAATCTGTTCACGATCCTTCTGCGGGATCTTCCGCGGGCGCGGGTCTATCATGCGGTATCGACCGGTTATGCCGGCCTGTGTCTTGCCCGGGCCCGCATGGAGACCGGACGTCCGGTCATCGTCTGCGAACATGGCATCTACACCAACGAACGCCGCATCGAAATCACCATGGCCGAATGGCTTTACGAGGATCCGAACGCCGGCCTGCAACTGGATCATGGCAAGAGCGATTGCCGCAAGTTGTGGATCCATGCGTTTCAGGCCTATTCCCTGGCCTGTTACCAGGCCTGCGAGGAAATCATCACCATCTACGGCGGCAACCAGGATTTCCAGAAGGCCGACGGCGCCGATCCTTCCCGGATGCGGGTGATTCCCAACGGCATCGACTGGCGCCGTTTCGAAAACCTGGTTTCCGACAAGGGGACCCGTCCACCCACGATCGCCCTGATCGGTCGGGTCGTTCCCATCAAGGACATCAAGGGGTTCATCCAGGCATGCGCCATTTTGCGCCAGTCGGTGCCCAACGCCCGCGCCATGATCATGGGACCGACCGAGGAGGATGAAGACTATTACGAGGAATGCCTGGGATTGGTGCATCATTTTCATCTTCAGGAGATGATCGAATTTACCGGACGGGTCAATCTGGTGGACTATCTGGGACGAATCGATGTCCTGGTCCTGACCAGCATCAGCGAGGGACAACCCCTGGTGATTCTGGAGGCGGGAGCGGCCGGGGTGCCAACCGTTGCCACCGATGTCGGGGCGTGCCGGGAGATGATCCTTGGAATGCCCGACGAGGATCCTCCCCTGGGACCGGCCGGAGCGGTGACCCGGGTATCGAGTCCTTCGGAAACCGCCCACGAACTGGTGCGCCTCCTCACCCAGCCCGCCTGGTGGCGCCAGTGTTCCCAGGCCATCCGCCAGCGGGTGAAAAAGTATTACGATCAGGGAACGTTGACACAGACCTACCGCGAACTCTACACCCGGTTGTGTCACCTTCCCTCCGATTCCGAACCGGTGCGGGAGTAG
- a CDS encoding CZB domain-containing protein gives MMKIYEKINESVGLKVMLMAGLVGMVSLLGVGVFFRAYLKDSLILQNEDHMRQVATTASRGLQAIMLAGSAEIARGYSDNLKQVEGLERFRILKISGEEAFRHEGEGQARQDPQIGQHLPRVIQSQETVSFIETGKDGQRVQTFLAPLLNREACHQCHGSDHAVRGIFQLTISLAPVDRRVAMADWSILIGMVGVIGAFLLLIGWILQRWVGDPLTEVSKVIHVIAEGDMSQTVDVPAGTLDEVGRIRRDIKVMAHRLATLARMQVLQLHSMGAAMSELVAAKDGLTFDSQANYRLAEDIIREHVQVGKNVVHIRHLSTDTTTHVEAVRQATQELSSNMVNIAAGAEQASHNVSTMASAAEQMSSNISGVNGNLQAVDDSVQRVVTDIGQMHHSLNEVRERCQTASEKSNEAIQQSHQVAGVMEALSVAAQEIGKVIGVINNISRQTGMLALNAAIEAAGAGEVGKGFAVVADEVKDLARKTGDATRMISRQIDGIQMRIREANAATITNGDIIGAINRANEEITQSVHEQTATMNSIARSMKNVADATAEVVRSAREMEVAAQEVARASAEAANSTNAIADGSAKASHSAEDVVRRNLEIQNMSRQVAESVLDVGRALQESDEKLQQSLGNLDLIGGTIHHVALLIDDMAIPGRKLEESSRNIMLTPEPFDVKLIKTAHLKWLGRMEMVIRGRSSLTADQVASGHECDFGKWYDTQGTARFGAMEIFKKVGEEHMLVHEVARAAVRFANEGQFKQAMAEMERFTQVKNALFELLDTLYLEAVGIVQQ, from the coding sequence ATGATGAAAATATACGAAAAAATAAACGAATCGGTCGGACTGAAAGTCATGTTGATGGCGGGCCTTGTCGGCATGGTCAGTCTGCTGGGAGTTGGCGTTTTTTTTCGTGCCTATCTGAAAGACAGCTTGATTCTCCAAAACGAAGATCATATGCGGCAGGTGGCCACGACCGCCAGTCGCGGTCTGCAAGCGATCATGTTGGCGGGATCGGCGGAGATTGCCCGAGGATATTCGGACAATCTTAAACAGGTCGAAGGATTGGAACGGTTTCGCATTCTCAAGATTTCCGGCGAAGAGGCCTTCAGACATGAAGGTGAAGGACAGGCACGCCAGGATCCCCAGATCGGACAACATTTGCCTCGGGTCATTCAGAGTCAGGAAACTGTTTCCTTTATCGAAACCGGGAAAGACGGCCAGCGTGTGCAAACCTTTCTGGCACCGTTGCTCAACCGTGAGGCATGCCATCAATGTCATGGAAGCGATCATGCGGTGCGGGGGATTTTCCAGTTGACCATTTCACTGGCGCCGGTGGATCGACGGGTGGCGATGGCGGATTGGTCGATTCTCATCGGCATGGTCGGGGTTATCGGCGCCTTTCTTTTGTTGATCGGCTGGATTTTGCAGCGCTGGGTTGGCGATCCTTTGACGGAGGTATCCAAGGTCATCCATGTCATTGCCGAAGGGGACATGAGCCAAACGGTAGACGTTCCCGCCGGGACACTGGATGAGGTGGGGCGAATCAGACGCGATATCAAAGTGATGGCCCATCGTCTCGCCACACTGGCCCGGATGCAGGTTTTGCAGTTGCATTCCATGGGGGCCGCCATGAGTGAACTGGTCGCGGCCAAGGACGGGTTGACCTTCGACTCACAAGCGAATTACCGACTGGCCGAGGATATTATCCGCGAACATGTTCAGGTCGGGAAAAACGTCGTTCACATACGACATCTTTCCACCGATACCACCACCCATGTCGAGGCGGTCCGACAGGCGACTCAGGAACTTTCGTCCAACATGGTCAACATTGCCGCCGGGGCGGAACAGGCGTCGCACAATGTTTCCACCATGGCCTCCGCTGCCGAACAGATGAGTTCCAACATCAGTGGCGTCAACGGCAACCTTCAGGCGGTCGATGATTCAGTGCAACGAGTAGTGACCGATATTGGTCAGATGCACCACTCGCTGAACGAGGTCCGAGAAAGGTGTCAAACCGCCAGTGAAAAATCCAATGAGGCCATCCAGCAATCGCATCAGGTGGCGGGAGTGATGGAGGCGTTGTCCGTAGCTGCCCAGGAAATCGGCAAGGTCATTGGCGTCATCAACAACATTTCCCGCCAGACCGGCATGTTGGCCCTAAACGCCGCCATCGAGGCGGCCGGAGCCGGTGAAGTGGGCAAAGGTTTTGCCGTGGTGGCGGACGAGGTCAAGGACCTGGCCCGGAAGACCGGTGATGCCACCCGGATGATTTCCAGGCAGATCGATGGCATCCAGATGCGGATTCGCGAGGCGAACGCCGCCACCATCACCAATGGCGACATCATTGGCGCCATCAATCGAGCCAACGAAGAAATCACCCAAAGTGTGCATGAACAGACCGCCACCATGAACAGCATTGCCCGGTCCATGAAGAATGTCGCCGATGCCACTGCCGAGGTGGTCCGCAGCGCCCGGGAGATGGAAGTGGCGGCGCAAGAGGTGGCACGCGCCTCGGCGGAGGCGGCCAACAGCACCAATGCCATCGCCGATGGTTCGGCCAAGGCCTCCCATTCCGCCGAGGATGTCGTGCGCCGCAATCTGGAAATACAGAACATGTCGCGGCAGGTGGCGGAATCGGTCCTCGACGTTGGCCGGGCGCTTCAGGAATCCGATGAAAAACTGCAACAATCCCTTGGCAACCTCGACCTGATCGGCGGCACCATTCATCATGTGGCGCTCTTGATCGATGACATGGCCATTCCCGGCAGAAAACTTGAAGAATCTTCGCGGAATATCATGCTGACTCCCGAACCGTTCGATGTGAAACTGATCAAAACTGCCCATCTCAAATGGTTGGGCCGCATGGAAATGGTCATTCGCGGTCGGTCCTCCCTGACTGCCGACCAGGTGGCCAGCGGTCATGAATGCGATTTTGGCAAGTGGTACGATACCCAGGGAACGGCGCGTTTCGGCGCCATGGAAATATTCAAGAAGGTGGGCGAAGAACACATGTTGGTGCATGAAGTGGCGCGGGCGGCGGTTCGATTCGCCAACGAGGGGCAATTCAAGCAGGCGATGGCGGAGATGGAACGGTTCACACAGGTCAAGAATGCCCTGTTCGAACTCCTGGACACCCTGTATCTGGAGGCAGTCGGCATCGTGCAACAATAG
- a CDS encoding Rpn family recombination-promoting nuclease/putative transposase: protein MKRRRLISFDWALKRLLRSKANFDILEGFLSELLRTDVRIVEILESESNKEDPLDKYNRVDMKVKDNRGELILIELQYEREYDYLQRLIFGAARSITEHVNAGDPYSKVPKLISISILYFDLGQGDDYIYHGTTSFMGLHTHDELQLNEGQKDLFHRQSVHEIFPEFYLIKVNRFDEVARNTLDEWIYFLKTGDIRENFTARGLSKAKELLDVLNLPEAERLAYERYQDDLHFQASMVESTWEAGKLEGQKKGIQIGEERGKLLERKEIFLDLLQERFAPVPDFVYSRLTGADLETLKRWCRKIPDADKIEDIFS, encoded by the coding sequence ATGAAACGGCGCCGTCTGATCAGCTTTGACTGGGCTTTGAAGCGATTGTTACGCAGCAAGGCCAATTTTGATATTCTGGAAGGATTCCTGAGTGAATTGCTCAGGACGGATGTCCGGATCGTCGAGATCCTGGAGAGCGAAAGCAACAAGGAGGACCCACTCGATAAGTACAACCGCGTGGATATGAAGGTCAAGGACAACCGGGGGGAGTTGATCTTGATTGAACTGCAATACGAACGGGAATACGATTATCTTCAGCGTCTTATTTTTGGTGCGGCCAGGAGCATCACGGAACATGTGAACGCCGGAGATCCTTATTCCAAGGTTCCGAAGCTGATTTCCATCAGTATTTTGTATTTTGATCTTGGTCAGGGTGATGACTATATCTATCATGGCACTACATCATTCATGGGTCTGCATACGCATGATGAACTGCAACTCAACGAAGGGCAAAAAGATCTGTTTCACCGGCAAAGCGTTCATGAGATTTTTCCCGAGTTCTATCTGATCAAGGTCAACCGTTTCGACGAGGTGGCGCGTAATACGTTGGATGAGTGGATCTACTTTCTCAAGACCGGTGATATTCGAGAAAACTTTACCGCGCGTGGTTTGTCCAAGGCCAAGGAATTGCTGGATGTTCTGAACCTTCCGGAAGCGGAACGCCTGGCCTACGAACGCTATCAGGATGATTTGCATTTCCAGGCCAGTATGGTGGAATCCACCTGGGAGGCTGGCAAGCTGGAAGGACAAAAGAAAGGAATTCAAATTGGCGAGGAACGAGGTAAGCTATTGGAAAGAAAGGAAATATTTCTTGATTTGCTGCAAGAACGTTTTGCACCGGTTCCGGATTTTGTCTATTCCAGGTTGACCGGGGCGGATCTGGAGACGTTGAAAAGGTGGTGCAGGAAAATTCCCGATGCTGACAAAATAGAGGATATTTTCAGTTGA
- a CDS encoding cyclic nucleotide-binding domain-containing protein translates to MTATDLSMDAESLEEDPGQKRDLSCAMGFLFLSLLVFLLEMALLWGMFWEFGLDPLKIPVHLMGLHALLVSLLVLWAWRRDRESDTPCLNGFFYLLPVAVGTMGFVGILGVLLALGLFLEYRKTATSFEEWYASLFPADSINAAMELMSRLEHQGEGANAALTPFMDILSYGSREQKQTMIARMTRQFKPAFAPVLREAVNNPDNSVRVQAATAISHVENRFMKDAMHLEREREKHPRDWNVLSKVARHYDDFAFTGLLDAIREGENRRKAIASYRECLTLRPDDLGIATALGRTLVRSGALPEAADFFASVLDRGQVSHQLVTWAMETLYKLNRFDELNRLAERYYLLFSGNEEHLDRIRETVDLWSGRYTGDGLHKVEIFEFISIAERSALARNARIIEFTEGEYIVHQGDTDHTMFVILSGMVVVVLDDPEKGAVELARLGEGQYFGEMSLLTGAKRATNVLALTGKCRLMKLSRDHIVPIIRGKEDILDALARDIANRQLKLEASAKTLFFEVDPVALNQRAARIRDQIDVHLATP, encoded by the coding sequence ATGACCGCGACGGACCTTTCCATGGATGCGGAGTCTCTGGAGGAAGATCCCGGCCAGAAGCGTGATCTTTCCTGCGCCATGGGTTTTTTGTTTTTGTCCTTGCTGGTGTTTTTGCTGGAGATGGCCCTTCTTTGGGGAATGTTCTGGGAGTTTGGCCTGGATCCCTTGAAGATTCCGGTACATCTGATGGGATTGCATGCCCTTTTGGTCTCGTTGCTTGTTCTTTGGGCTTGGCGGCGGGATCGCGAGAGCGACACTCCCTGTCTCAATGGTTTTTTCTATCTTCTTCCAGTGGCTGTCGGCACGATGGGGTTCGTGGGCATACTGGGGGTATTGCTGGCGCTGGGATTGTTTCTGGAATATCGCAAGACGGCGACCTCGTTCGAGGAATGGTATGCCAGCCTTTTTCCCGCCGACTCCATCAATGCCGCGATGGAACTCATGTCCCGCCTTGAACACCAGGGGGAAGGGGCCAATGCCGCCTTGACGCCGTTCATGGACATCCTTTCCTACGGCAGCCGCGAGCAGAAACAAACCATGATCGCCCGAATGACACGCCAGTTCAAACCGGCCTTCGCCCCGGTCCTGCGGGAGGCGGTCAACAATCCCGACAATTCGGTTCGGGTGCAGGCAGCCACGGCCATTTCCCATGTGGAAAACAGGTTCATGAAGGATGCCATGCACCTGGAACGCGAACGCGAAAAACATCCCCGTGACTGGAATGTCCTGTCGAAGGTGGCGCGGCATTATGACGACTTTGCCTTTACCGGACTGCTGGACGCGATTCGCGAGGGGGAAAACCGCCGCAAGGCCATCGCCAGTTATCGTGAATGCCTGACGTTGCGCCCGGATGATCTGGGGATTGCCACGGCCCTGGGGCGGACGCTGGTCCGTTCCGGAGCCCTTCCCGAGGCCGCCGATTTTTTTGCCTCCGTTCTGGACCGGGGTCAGGTTTCCCACCAGTTGGTCACATGGGCGATGGAAACCTTGTACAAACTAAACCGCTTCGACGAACTGAACCGGCTGGCGGAACGGTATTACCTTCTGTTTTCCGGAAATGAGGAACATCTGGACAGAATCAGGGAAACGGTCGATCTGTGGTCGGGACGATATACGGGCGATGGTTTGCACAAGGTTGAAATTTTCGAGTTCATCAGCATCGCCGAGCGGTCGGCCCTGGCCCGGAATGCGCGGATTATCGAATTCACGGAAGGGGAATACATCGTTCATCAAGGGGATACCGATCATACAATGTTTGTCATCCTGTCCGGAATGGTGGTGGTGGTCCTCGATGATCCCGAGAAGGGGGCGGTGGAACTTGCCCGTCTGGGCGAGGGACAGTATTTCGGGGAAATGTCGTTGCTGACCGGGGCGAAGCGGGCCACCAACGTCCTGGCGCTGACCGGGAAATGCCGACTCATGAAACTGTCGCGTGACCATATCGTTCCGATCATTCGTGGCAAGGAAGACATCCTCGATGCCCTGGCCCGGGACATCGCCAACCGACAACTGAAGCTCGAAGCGTCCGCGAAGACCTTGTTTTTCGAAGTCGATCCCGTGGCACTGAACCAAAGGGCTGCGCGGATCCGTGACCAGATCGATGTCCATCTGGCGACGCCATGA